From the Ascaphus truei isolate aAscTru1 chromosome 15, aAscTru1.hap1, whole genome shotgun sequence genome, one window contains:
- the LOC142466770 gene encoding uncharacterized protein LOC142466770 isoform X3 yields MEKMRTEQSCNISINMTENASFSQSRQLINNVTASHAKIYILAAAPGKDLGVSGKSLTWLSDQNAQKRTQTEESPHVCGECGKGFSRLSHLNIHKRTHTGERPYVCGECWKEFSDLSSLDTHKRTHTGDRPHVCGECGKGFSDLSSMIRHKRIHTGERPHICGECGMGFSVSSNLNTHKRTHTGERPHVCGECGKGFSDLSNLRKHKRIHTGERPHVCGECGKAFSDLSHLNTHKRTHTGERPHVCGECGKGFSQLSSLKTHKRTHARERPHVCGECGKGFSDLPHLNTHQRTHTGERPYVCGECGKGFSNLSHLKTHKRTHTGERPYVCGECGKGFSQLSSLITHKRTHTGERPHVCGECGKGFSDLSHLITHKRTHSRERPQVCGECGKGFSDLSSLRRHNRTHTGERPQVCGECGKGFSDLSSLRRHNRTHTGERPHVCEECGKGFSVSSNLNTHKRTHTGERPHV; encoded by the coding sequence atggaaaagatgaggacagaacaatcttgcaacatttctataaatatgacagaaaatgcatctttcagccagtcaaggcaattaataaacaatgtaactgcttctcatgccaaaatatatatattagctgcTGCCccaggaaaagatcttggagtaagtgggaagagtctgacttggttatcTGACCAGAACGCACAGAAGAGAACACAGACCGAGGAGAgtccgcatgtatgtggggaatgtgggaagggatttagtcggttatcccacctgaacatacacaaaagaacacacacaggggagagaccgtatgtatgtggggaatgttggAAGgaatttagtgacttatccagtctggacacacacaagaggacacacacaggggacagaccgcatgtatgtggggaatgtgggaagggatttagtgatttaTCTAGCATGATCAgacacaagaggatacacacaggggagagaccgcatatttgtggggaatgtgggatgggatttagtgtgtcatccaacctgaacacacacaagaggacacacacaggggagagaccgcatgtatgtggggaatgtgggaagggatttagtgatttatccaacctgaggaaacacaagaggatacacacaggggagagaccacatgtatgtggggaatgtgggaaggcatttagtgacttatcccacctgaacacacacaagaggacacacacaggggagagaccgcatgtatgtggggaatgtgggaagggatttagtcagttatccagcctgaaaacacacaagaggacacacgcacgggagagaccgcatgtatgcggggaatgtgggaagggatttagtgacttacctcacctgaacacacaccagaggacacacacaggggagagaccgtatgtatgtggggaatgtgggaagggatttagtaactTATCCCACCTGAAAACAcataagaggacacacacaggggagagaccgtatgtatgtggggaatgtgggaagggatttagtcagttatccagcctgatcacacacaagaggacacacacaggggagagaccgcatgtatgtggtgaatgtgggaagggatttagtgatctATCCCACCTgatcacacacaagaggacacactcAAGGGAGAGACCGCaagtatgtggggaatgtgggaaaggatttagtgacttatccagcctgaggagacacaataggacacacacaggggagagaccgcaagtatgtggggaatgtgggaagggatttagtgatttatccagcctgaggagacacaataggacacacacaggggagagaccgcatgtatgtgaggaatgtgggaagggatttagtgtgtcatccaacctgaacacacacaagaggacacacacaggtgagagaccgcatgtatga